One part of the Candida albicans SC5314 chromosome R, complete sequence genome encodes these proteins:
- the PGM2 gene encoding phosphoglucomutase (Ortholog of S. cerevisiae Pgm2; induced in planktonic culture; Tye7p-regulated; flow model biofilm induced; rat catheter biofilm repressed), which yields MSELSIKTIETKPFQDQKPGTSGLRKKVTVFQQPHYTENFIQSILDAIPEGSQGSTLVIGGDGRFYNDVVIQLIIKIAAANGVKKLILGQNGILSTPATSHVIRIKQATGGIILTASHNPGGPQNDLGIKYNLGNGGPAPESVTNKIYEISKQINQYKLIELPNVDLSKIGTIVEGPIEIEIIDSTKDYVDMLKSIFDFPLIKSFIDKATKEQDFKVLFDALNGVTGPYGYEIFVNELGLPESSIQNYKPLPDFGGLHPDPNLTYAHTLVERVDKENIAFGAASDGDGDRNMIYGAGTFVSPGDSVAIISEYADSIPYFQKQGVYGLARSMPTSGAIDLVAANKNLQCYEVPTGWKFFCSLFDAKKLSICGEESFGTGSNHIREKDGLWAIVAWLNVLAGYNKQNPQSKTSIEIVQNSFWEKYGRTFFTRYDYENVSSEGAQKLIDLLQSIVNEKSVGDELAPGYIIKQADNFSYTDLDGSVSSNQGLFIKFDNGLRFIVRLSGTGSSGATVRLYLEKHCDDKSKYHLKVDEYLTNEIQFVLELLKFKQFLNKEEPDVRT from the coding sequence ATGTCggaattatcaattaaaacaattgaaactaAACCATTTCAAGATCAAAAACCTGGAACTTCAGGCTTAAGGAAAAAAGTCACTGTATTTCAACAACCTCATTATACCgaaaatttcattcaatCGATTTTAGATGCCATTCCTGAAGGTTCTCAAGGTTCAACATTAGTCattggtggtgatggtaGATTTTATAATGATGTTGTTATTCAATTAATCATTAAAATTGCTGCTGCCAATGGagttaaaaaattgattcttgGTCAAAATGGGATTTTATCAACTCCGGCAACTTCTCATGTAATTAGAATTAAACAAGCCACCGGTGGGATTATTTTAACTGCTAGTCATAATCCTGGTGGTCCCCAGAATGATTTAGgaattaaatataatttagGTAATGGTGGTCCAGCTCCAGAATCAGttacaaataaaatttatgaaatttcgaaacaaattaatcaatataaattaattgaattaccAAATGTCGATTTATCTAAAATTGGTACTATTGTTGAAGGaccaattgaaattgaaattattgattcaacTAAAGATTATGTTGATAtgttgaaatcaatttttgatttcccattgattaaatcatttattgataaagCTACTAAAGAACAAGACTTTAAAGTATTATTTGATGCTTTAAATGGTGTTACTGGTCCTTATGGTTATGAAATATTTGTTAATGAATTGGGATTACCAGAATCTTCCATTCAAAATTATAAGCCATTACCGGATTTTGGTGGATTACATCCAGATCCAAATTTAACTTATGCTCATACATTAGTTGAAAGGgttgataaagaaaatattgcATTTGGTGCTGCTTCcgatggtgatggtgataGAAATATGATTTATGGTGCTGGGACTTTTGTTTCACCAGGAGATTCCGTTGCTATTATTTCTGAATATGCTGATTCAATTCCATATTTCCAAAAACAAGGAGTGTATGGATTAGCTAGATCAATGCCTACTTCAGGTGCCATTGATCTTGTTGCTgctaataaaaatttacaatGTTATGAAGTTCCTACTGgttggaaatttttttgttcattaTTTGATGCTAAAAAATTGAGTATTTGTGGTGAAGAAAGTTTTGGTACTGGATCTAATCATATTAGAGAAAAAGATGGATTATGGGCCATTGTGGCTTGGTTAAATGTTTTAGCTGGttataataaacaaaaccCTCAATCTAAaacatcaattgaaattgttcaaaattcattttgGGAAAAATATGGTCGTACTTTTTTCACTAGAtatgattatgaaaatgTTTCTAGTGAAGGAGCTCAAaagttaattgatttattacaatcaattgttaatgaaaaatccGTTGGTGATGAATTAGCTCCAggttatattattaaacaagCAGACAATTTCTCATATACTGATTTAGATGGTAGTGTTTCATCAAATCAAggattatttattaaatttgataatggaTTAAGATTTATTGTGAGATTATCAGGGACAGGATCTTCTGGTGCTACCGTTAGATTATATTTAGAAAAACATTGTGATGATAAATCTAAATATCATTTGAAAGTTGATGAATATTTGA